The Musa acuminata AAA Group cultivar baxijiao chromosome BXJ2-5, Cavendish_Baxijiao_AAA, whole genome shotgun sequence genomic interval ATCCACTCAAAGATTCCAACTTTGTAAGATAGTACACGAGACCAGGAAAGATGCAGAAGCAGATAGGATGGGAGATCCAAAACCTGGAAGATCCGCTCGTCGAAGTGACCAGGGTAGATCTGGAGCGCGTTGGGTCCACCGTCGCTGAACGCCCAGGTCCGGCACACCGACATCCCCATCGCCCTCCCACGCCGGAGCATATCCACCACCCGATCGCTGGAGTCGGACGACATGAGCCAGTAGGAGTTCCACCCGTTGACGTACACCGGCGACCCGTCTTCGAGGTCGATGAACCGGGTCCCGTTCCTGCCGACGAAACCCATTTTCGGCTGGAGCCACGGGATCGGTATCCGGACGCCGCCGCGGCCACCGCCCCCGCCGCTCGATGACCAGTTGAGGTAGCCGAcggcggcgaggaggaggaggccgaggAGCGTGTAGATCCTCCGCTCCTTCATTGCTACCCCCCTCGGTTACCCAACGTGGAGATCTGAACGAACTCCTCTTGTTACCTGATGATCGAGCGGGGCCCAGTCGTTGGAGGCTGGCGTATAATTGGCGGGTGGATTTTAGCTTTCTACTTTCCCGTTTTACCCGATCTCAGTGGAGTTGAGAGTGCAACGGGCTTTAGTTCGAGCACGAAGAAGCGTGTGACGTTGCAATGAGAGCAGAGTGCTGAGAGCACTAAAAGGTCAGCGACACAAAATCTTAGAAAATGTTAATGAAAAATAAACATATTAATTTACTTTTTGAAAGCTAAATCACTGCCATTGAATTTTTGGGAAAGCCAAACAGATGGATTCAACGAAATCTAAATAGCCACCAGCACAATATTACTACCATATGCATAGATCATTTATTGATAAGAAATTTGACTCTGTTCATAACATTACATACTAACAATAACTTCAATACCATATTCTTTCACTAATTCTTCCACATGAATCTTGTATTCCAGAACCGAGGTAAGTTGCAACCCAAATAGCCTTCACACAAAATTTCCTGCAATCCGATCAACCAAGTTTCTTCCACGAGTATAACTTTTGGGCATTTCGATAGTGAACAAAAATGGATTTTATCTTTGAAAGAATTCTACATTTTTGCAATGGCCATCTGTGAGCTATCAGTTGGGCATTGGGTTGTAAGAACACTAATTGTTTCCAGTTGAGCTGCTAAGTCAATGATGCAAGTTTCTTCTCAAGACGCTTGGCAGAACGAAGAGCCTCCAAAGCCTCAGCCTGCTTACCTGCCCGTTTGAAATCGAGTGCTCGGAGCTTCTCAGCCTTGATTTGTTCTTCCAGAGCAGCTTTCTCGATGCCATGGTTCTCACGCTTGTCAAAGTTTGGCTGGGACTCTGTTTTATTATGTGGTTGTGGTTGGCTGGTAATAGCAGGACCTTCCAATCCAATAGCTTTAAGGGCAGACATAAGTTGAGGATCGAGAAGATCCTCCACGACTACGTCTTCCATCGCTTCTGACTTGCTGCCAGACATCACAGTGCTTGAACCTTGGTCAAATTCTTCCAACTGTTTTTCCAAAGCTTTGGCCAATTCAAGTTCAGCCTCTGATTCATCTATCTTTCCTTCTCTACGCAACTTGAGAGCGTTTCGCTTGTGAGATAGGGATTCCTGTTGAATCCTGAAACGATCACGGCCTGACATTGGTTTCTCTGATGGGCTAGTTCTTTTCTCTTGCATGGAAGAAGTGTTGTCAGATGTAGAAGATGAAGCACCTTCCTTGACCACATTGGCCTGCTGACCATCTTCTAGACTCTTTTCTAACAGCTTTGCCTGTCTCAGTTCCTCTCTGGCTTCTGCTAGCTTCCCTTCTCTCTTCAGTgcaacagcccttctcttgagtgcTAGAATTTCATCCTGGAGAGCATCAACCCCATGTGTCAAATTCTGTTTTTGTGCTGCCGATATATTAGTTCCAGTGGCATTTGTTTCGTTTCTCTGAGATATCTGAAAATCCGTTGTGCATGAAAGTTTACCACTCCCAGAGCAGCTCTTCTCGTTGGCATCGGTATCTTCTCTTTTTCCTGATTCCCTAATTGATGAGTGCAAAGCTTTAACATCACTGCCAGACATTAATTCTACCAAATTAAGTGATTGGTTCGACTGATGCAAAATCGGATCTTCTACAGAAATTTCTTCAGTTTGTAGACCTGATTTTTGCAACATCTGCTTCTCTGTTTGCAAAATTTTAGGTACCATGACAGAAGCTTCTGCAGCTTTGTTTTTGTCACTTTTTGCATTCAAACCAACATCAGACACACCTTGTACTAGTACTGCTTCATCTTTTGGTATTTTGTTAACTGCAAATGATAATAGGCTATCAGAGGTGTTTCGCACATCACCAGCAGCTTGCTCCTTACCGTAGAATTTTTGTGGAATCGAAGTTCCATAATCAATTGAATCCATCTCCATGAAGTTGGCACTACTAGAGACTTCCATTTCTGCCATTTGATTCTCCAAGGCTTTTGCTTTTTCGAGCTCTTCCTCAGCCTCCTCAGACTTTCCTTGGCGTCTTAAGGCCAGAGCTTTTCTTTTTATTGCTAACAGTTCTTTCTGAATGTCAGCCTTGTTTTTCTTCACCTTCGGTGGAACCAAAGAAGGTTCATTCATCCGTTTAGAAGTTATATTTGTCATGCTGACATTTTCAGCATTGTCATCCTCATTCCATCCCAAATTCTTCAAAAGCGACAACATTGCAGGATCACACATATCATGTTCTGTTACctcagtttcaaatccttcctctcCGAGATCCAAGCTCCTGGCATCACCACCCTCATATGTCTTAGCAAACTCCAGATTGTTCTTTACCAGCTTAGGTTCAGGTCTTCTGGAAGCATTTTCCATCTCTTCCAGTTGTTGTTCTAGAACCTTTCCTTTCTTCaattcttcttctgcctcatcgatCCGACCTTCCCTTCTCAATGTGAGCGCTCGCTTTTTCAAAGCTAATAACTCTTTCTGAATCATTAATTTACTTTTTGGTGGCGACTCAAAATGAGAGCTTGTTGTTTCAGAAACATTAACTTGACGGCTCAAACTCTTTTGCTTAGATTCAGATTCAGATATTTCAGGACTAGATTTCATATTTTCCAGGTCCTTTTCAAGTAGTTTTGCTTTCTTCAGAATCTCCAATGCTTTCGAAACATTACCAGCTCGTTTTTGACTGAGTGCCTCCTTCTTCAGACTAAGTACTTGGCTCTGCAGTGCTTCTCTATCAAAAGGAACAGACTGCTCATCTTGACTGGCTACTTGTTCTTCATCCTCTTCAGACCAGCCAAATGATTTTAAGGCAGCTGCTAACTCTGGGTCattcatatcattatcagtgacttCAAAATTGCCATCAGCAGGGAGATCATCTGAGAAAACGAGTAAGTTGTCAAATTTGATATTAGCCTCAGGTGCATGGTCCAACACTAACTCATCTTGCTTGTCTTCGTCCATACTATTAATTAGAGCATACAGTTCGTCATCAGAACCTTCAGCCTCACCCAAGATCTCTTGTTCTTCTATTTTCTTTTCCAATATTTTAGCCCTCTTTAGCTCTTCCTTTGCTTCGGCAAGTTTCCCTTCTCTTTTCAGTGAGAGTGCCTTTTTCTTAAGAGCAAGGACTTCTGACTTATCAATAGCAACTTTTTTCATCCCTTGAGAGGATCTTTGAGTAACTTCTGCAAGAAGATTTGACAATTCACCCTCCAAACTAAGCTTTTCTGGTTTTTTATCTGCATTATGAAGATCTACATCAGACCATCCCAATTCTCTGAGTTCAGCTGCAAGGTCATTCTTTGCTTCTTTATCCCTTTGAGAAGGTAACTTCTGTTTACTGTCCGACTCTTCACGACCATCGCTTTTTGGGTTAGCAGTAACAGTTCTCATATTTGATGCCTTTAAAGCCATTCGCTGATTCTTCCTAATTGCAATTTCTAAAGCTCCAGCTTGCCTTTCAAGTTCTTTACCACGCTTAAATGCCTGAAGTGCTTCCTCTGATTTTCCTTCTGCCTTCAAAGTtttatattttctcttttcttctactGCTTGATGACGCAATTCCTCTGGGTCACCTAACATGATATCAATATTAGCCTTGTTGCAAGTATCAACTGACATGCCTCTAacgatatcttcttcttttcctgAAGAAGCAGACTCTTCCCTTAAGTTAGAGCAGGATGCACTGCTTGATAATCTTTGGAGATCAGAAATCACATCACTGTCTGATTCTTGTTCAGAAAGCAATAGATGCTTTCCATCTGTTCCCAGAATCTGACCTAGAACTTCTTCCTCATTCTTCAAGACCTGTTTTGTGTTAACTGCAAAAGGAATATAAGAAGAAAATGTTGATATTTCCAACAAACTTTGAAGCAGGATCTCTTTGCATGATACACTGACAACTTAATCTACCAAAAAACTAGATAAACATATCAATTACATTCTGCTGTAAGATATATCTGTAAAAAAGGAAGTGGAATTCcattgtttctttttttgttttttagccCCTCATTGTCCTTACATATCACTCTCCATAAGGCGTTGATCTTTCTTGGatcactctctctttctctggaATCACCATCTACAGATTCACCTAATTTTGAAGAAACTGATTTC includes:
- the LOC135612881 gene encoding uncharacterized protein LOC135612881: MLEKIGLPAKPSMRGGSWVLDASHCQGCASQFTFINRKHHCRRCGGLFCNTCTQQRMVLRGQGDSAVRICDPCKKIEETARFQSRYGHRKQTAKVNTKQVLKNEEEVLGQILGTDGKHLLLSEQESDSDVISDLQRLSSSASCSNLREESASSGKEEDIVRGMSVDTCNKANIDIMLGDPEELRHQAVEEKRKYKTLKAEGKSEEALQAFKRGKELERQAGALEIAIRKNQRMALKASNMRTVTANPKSDGREESDSKQKLPSQRDKEAKNDLAAELRELGWSDVDLHNADKKPEKLSLEGELSNLLAEVTQRSSQGMKKVAIDKSEVLALKKKALSLKREGKLAEAKEELKRAKILEKKIEEQEILGEAEGSDDELYALINSMDEDKQDELVLDHAPEANIKFDNLLVFSDDLPADGNFEVTDNDMNDPELAAALKSFGWSEEDEEQVASQDEQSVPFDREALQSQVLSLKKEALSQKRAGNVSKALEILKKAKLLEKDLENMKSSPEISESESKQKSLSRQVNVSETTSSHFESPPKSKLMIQKELLALKKRALTLRREGRIDEAEEELKKGKVLEQQLEEMENASRRPEPKLVKNNLEFAKTYEGGDARSLDLGEEGFETEVTEHDMCDPAMLSLLKNLGWNEDDNAENVSMTNITSKRMNEPSLVPPKVKKNKADIQKELLAIKRKALALRRQGKSEEAEEELEKAKALENQMAEMEVSSSANFMEMDSIDYGTSIPQKFYGKEQAAGDVRNTSDSLLSFAVNKIPKDEAVLVQGVSDVGLNAKSDKNKAAEASVMVPKILQTEKQMLQKSGLQTEEISVEDPILHQSNQSLNLVELMSGSDVKALHSSIRESGKREDTDANEKSCSGSGKLSCTTDFQISQRNETNATGTNISAAQKQNLTHGVDALQDEILALKRRAVALKREGKLAEAREELRQAKLLEKSLEDGQQANVVKEGASSSTSDNTSSMQEKRTSPSEKPMSGRDRFRIQQESLSHKRNALKLRREGKIDESEAELELAKALEKQLEEFDQGSSTVMSGSKSEAMEDVVVEDLLDPQLMSALKAIGLEGPAITSQPQPHNKTESQPNFDKRENHGIEKAALEEQIKAEKLRALDFKRAGKQAEALEALRSAKRLEKKLASLT